In one window of Macadamia integrifolia cultivar HAES 741 chromosome 2, SCU_Mint_v3, whole genome shotgun sequence DNA:
- the LOC122072268 gene encoding nudix hydrolase 8-like codes for MLLAQGWRLSGLCCHHLSIEPRLPWTTINFNSHGLAWGFPCKAHHSAIPNLNFNSSTDGSRNSPLQVCRNVFKKQAVQVVSSDVSSPNMILDLLDAYDDDYDGVVINPDCLPPSANAFASMLCASLSNWKIKGKKGVWLKILEEQADLVPIAIKEGFSYHHAEPGYVMLTYWIPDEPCILPASPSHLIGVGGFVMNEKREVLLVKEKKCPCRCSGIWKLPTGFINKSEEIFTGAIREVKEETGIDTTFLEMIGFRHAHLLAFEKSDLLFMCMLRPLSSDISIDEKEIAEAKWMPLDEFVGQSFYQDDQMLKKIIDICIATYENQYSGLTAHEMTSKLDGKLSYLYYNNLKKI; via the exons ATGCTGCTAGCTCAAGGGTGGAGACTTTCAGGGTTGTGCTGCCACCATCTGTCAATAGAGCCAAGATTACCATGGACAACAATAAATTTCAATTCTCATGGCTTAGCATGGG GTTTTCCATGCAAAGCACATCATTCAGCAATCCCAAATCTTAATTTCAACTCCTCTACCGATGGTAGTAGGAATTCACCATTACAAGTTTGCAGGAATGTGTTCAAGAAACAAGCAGTTCAAGTTGTTTCCTCAGATGTTTCATCACCAAACATGATACTTGACTTGCTTGATGCCTATGATGACGACTATGATGGTGTTGTTATTAATCCAGATTGCTTACCTCCTAGTGCCAATGCTTTTGCTTCTATGCTTTGTGCTTCACTCTCTAATTGGAAGATAAAG GGAAAGAAGGGAGTTTGGCTAAAGATACTAGAGGAACAAGCTGATCTAGTTCCAATTGCGATCAAG GAAGGTTTCAGTTATCACCACGCAGAGCCCGGCTATGTGATGTTAACATATTGGATTCCTGATGAGCCTTGCATTCTGCCTGCTAGTCCCTCACATCTAATAGGTGTAGGTGGATTTGTGATGAATGAAAAAAGAGAG GTGCTActagtgaaagaaaaaaagtgtcCTTGTAGATGCTCTGGTATATGGAAGTTACCAACAGGATTCATCAATAAG TCTGAAGAAATATTCACTGGAGCTATAAGGGAAGTGAAAGAAGAAACCGGT ATAGATACAACCTTTTTGGAGATGATTGGTTTCAG GCATGCACACCTTTTGGCTTTTGAGAAATCGGATTTGCTTTTCATGTGTATGCTTAGGCCTCTGTCATCAGACATTAGTATCGACGAGAAAGAGATTGCAGAAGCAAAG TGGATGCCTCTTGATGAATTTGTGGGACAATCATTTTATCAAGATGACcaaatgttgaagaagattATCGATATTTGTATTGCAACATATGAAAATCAATACAGTGGACTTACTGCTCATGAGATGACCTCCAAATTGGATGGAAAATTGTCATACCTTTATTACAATAACTTGAAGAAAATCTGA
- the LOC122092360 gene encoding ATP-dependent 6-phosphofructokinase 3-like, with amino-acid sequence MKSISSSSAIAAPKFRCFDPSNGHSVSNSNYHSNPSVVNSNGNSNGYYNGSGLSSMEFPSKSEPERKIVTGDYGYVLEDVPHLTDYLPHLPNYPNPLQDNPAYSVVKQYFVNQDDTVPQKIVVHKNSPRGTHFRRAGPRQKVYFESDEVRACIVTCGGLCPGLNTVIREIVCGLHHMYGVNEVLGIEGGYRGFYARNTVPLTPKIVNDIHKRGGTILGTSRGGHNTQKIVDSIQDRGINQVYIIGGDGTQKGAFLIFQEIKRRGLKVAVAGIPKTIDNDIPVIDKSFGFDTAVEEAQRAINAAHVEAESIENGVGVVKLMGRNSGFIAMYATLASRDVDCCLIPESPFYLEGPGGLFEFMEKRLKESGHMVIVIAEGAGQDLVSESMKSMDQKDASGNKLLQDVGLWISEKIKDHFKKKCKLSINLKYIDPTYMIRAVPSIASDNVYCTLLAQSAVHGAMAGYTGFIVGPVNGRHAYIPFYCVTETQNKVVITDRMWARLLSSTNQPSFLSDKDVVEAKKEEEPPTQLLKGDNPVVPVANGKLE; translated from the exons ATGAAATCCATTTCTAGTTCTTCTGCTATCGCTGCTCCCAAATTTCGCTGCTTTGATCCTTCTAATGGTCATTCTGTTTCCAATTCTAATTATCATTCCAATCCCTCTGTTGTGAACTCCAACGGCAATTCAAACGGTTATTACAACGGTTCAGGACTCTCCTCCATGGAATTCCCCAGCAAATCGGAACCGGAACGTAAGATCGTCACTGGTGATTATGGATATGTTCTTGAAGATGTTCCCCACTTGACTGATTACCTCCCTCATCTCcct AACTATCCCAATCCATTGCAAGACAATCCTGCATACTCTGTTGTTAA GCAATATTTTGTTAACCAGGATGATACTGTCCCACAGAAG ATTGTGGTTCACAAGAATAGTCCAAGAGGAACACATTTTCGACGTGCTGGACCACGTCAAAAG GTGTATTTTGAGTCAGATGAAGTGCGTGCCTGTATCGTAACATGTGGTGGTCTTTGCCCTGGGCTTAACACAGTCATTAGGGAAATAGTGTGTGGTCTTCACCACATGTATGGTGTGAACGAAGTACTTGGGATAGAG GGAGGATACAGGGGTTTCTATGCTCGAAATACTGTTCCTTTAACACCCAAAATTGTCAATGACATTCATAAACGTGGTGGCACCATCCTTGGAACATCACGAGGAGGACATAATACCCAAAAGATAGTGGACAGCATTCAGGACCGTGGCATTAATCAG GTGTATATAATTGGAGGAGATGGGACTCAAAAGGGggcatttttaatttttcag GAAATTAAAAGGCGTGGTCTCAAGGTTGCTGTTGCAGGAATCCCTAAGACAATCGATAACGATATTCCG GTTATTGACAAGTCCTTTGGGTTTGACACTGCGGTTGAAGAAGCTCAGCGTGCCATTAATGCGGCTCATGTTGAGGCTGAAAGTATTGAGAATGGTGTTGGTGTCGTGAAGTTGATGGGTCGCAATAGCG GATTCATTGCAATGTATGCCACTCTTGCCAGCCGAGATGTAGACTGTTGCTTGATACCAGAATCACCATTTTATCTTGAAGGACCTGGTGGGCTTTTTGAATTCATGGAGAAACGGCTTAAAGAAAGTGGGCACATGGTTATTGTTATAGCTGAGGGCGCTGGACAGGATCTTGTTTCTGAAAGCATGAAATCCATGGATCAGAAGGATGCCTCAGGAAACAAGCTACTGCAAGATGTTGGTCTGTGGATATCTGAGAAGATCAAG gatcatttcaaaaaaaagtgTAAGCTGTCCATCAATCTGAAATATATAG ATCCTACGTATATGATCCGTGCTGTTCCAAGTATTGCGTCCGACAATGTGTACTGCACACTGCTTGCGCAAAGTGCTGTCCATGGTGCAATGGCAGGGTACACAGGCTTTATAGTTGGACCTGTCAATGGAAGACATGCTTACATACCCTTCTAT TGTGTGACGGAGACGCAGAACAAGGTTGTGATAACTGACAGGATGTGGGCAAGATTGTTGTCATCAACAAACCAACCAAGCTTTTTGAGTGATAAAGATGTTGTGGaagccaagaaagaggaagaaccaCCAACACAACTGTTGAAAGGAGATAACCCTGTGGTACCTGTGGCTAACGGCAAGTTGGAGTAG